The sequence TTATTTGATAGTTATGTTATGAAAAGCCTTTGCTAATTTTTTAATAGCATCTACATTTCTAACCCCTGTTGTTATATCAGCAAGTTCAATTACAACAAATTTATTATTTTTGACAGCTTTCAAATCTTTTATAGGAGATTTTTCCTTTAAAAATTTTATTTTACTTTCTGCTGATTGATCACCATAGTCAATAATAACAATGATATCTGGATTTTCAACTAATACTTTTTCCCAATTGCCATCAGCCCATGCTTTTTTTATGTCTTTAAATATATTATCTCCACCTGCTAAAGTAATAATAGTATTTCCTATACTATCTCCACCAACAACAAAAGGAGCCTTATCCCCGCTATCATAAGTAAATACTTTTACTTTATTTTTAGGTAGCTGTTTTTGTACAGCAGCTAAATCAGATTTCATTTTACCAACAACTTTTTTGGCATTATTTTCTAAGTTAAATATTTTTCCATAAGTTAAAATATCTTCAAAAACAAGATTTATATCACTACTATGTAGAGATTTCATTATGTAAACTTGAACACCATTTTTTTCTAATTCTTTTATAGGACCTAAATTTTTATCTAAAACAGTTGAATCCCAACCTGTTAAAAAATCAGGTTTAACAGCATAGAATTGCTCTTTTGTTGGATTTTTCATAGATAAAACTGGAATTTTATCATATTTTTCTTTTAATGATGGTAATATTTCATTATCTGGATAAGCAGTTCCAACCATTTGTTTCTCTGCTCCAATACTTAAAAGAATTTCTGTACTAAAATGTGCAGCAGAAACAGCTCTTTGAGGAACTTTTGCAAAACATAATGAACTTAATAATAAAAAGCTAAATAAAATTTTTTTCATAACATTCTCCTTAATTTGTATTTTTTTATTTTTATAAGCTAATAATTGTTAGATATTAGTTTAATAATTATATAATATTTACCAATAATAGTCAATGTAATTAGAGTATTTAAAATAGTTTGACTTTTTATTGAATATTTATTATAATTTGCTAAGCAAAATTAATATATATTATTTTTATAATTGTGGAAGGGAGAAAGAAATGTTTAAAAAAATTACATTATTATCTTTAATCTTAGCAACTGCTGTTTATGCAAATGATGAGGCAGATATAAAATTAAATGAAAGTGTTATAACAGCACAAAACTTTAAAACTACTGTTAGAAACACAGCTTCAAATGTAACTATTGTCACAGCAAAAGATATTGAAGAAAAAGGTGCTCAAAATTTAGTTGATGCACTAAGAATGGTTCCTGGTATAATGGTTAAAAATTACTATGGAAACATAGCTTTTGACATTGGTGGTTATAGTTCTGTTCATGCTGAAAGAAACTCAATTATTACTTATGACGGTGTTAGAATATCTGCAAAAGAAGCTACTAATATTCCAATAAGTGTTATTGAAAGAGTGGAAGTAATCCCAAATGGTGGAGGCATTCTATATGGAGATGGAGCAAATGGTGGGGTTATAAATATTCTTTCTAAAAGTATTTATGGAAAGGATAATAACAAAAAAATTTCTGGAAATGTTAGAACAGAGTATGGTAGTAGAGGATCTTATAAATATGGTTTTAGTACAATTGCAAAAGCCACTGATAAATTAACTTTTAAAGTTGATTATTCAAGAGATAGATATAGAAGTGAGAGAGATTCTGATGAAAATGGAAAAGTAGTTAGTAGATCACAAGAAGTTTCAATTGATATAAAATATAAATTTGACAATGCTGATTTAACTGTAAAATACACAAGAAATGAGAAACACCGTGCAGATGGTGGAGATTTAGAAGAAGCCGACTATTATAAAAATAGAAAAATGGTTACTTGGGTTGCAAGAGATTTCACAAGGTCAAATGATTGGTATGTTAATTATAGACAAAATATTGGAGAAAATACAGAATTATTAACTTATATAGATTTATATGATACTAGAGAAAATGATGACATTTCAAAAACTCTTGATAGAGATTATTCAAGAAAAACTGCTAAACTACAACTAAAACATAAATATTTGAATAGTCATTATTTTATAATTGGAACTGACTATATGAAAGAAAAGTTAAAAGGTTTAGGTTATAATGGGGAGTATACTGGAAAAAATACTGAAAAAACTGATTATGGTATTTTTGCTATGAATGAACTGAAATTTGGAA is a genomic window of Fusobacterium nucleatum containing:
- a CDS encoding ABC transporter substrate-binding protein, with the translated sequence MKKILFSFLLLSSLCFAKVPQRAVSAAHFSTEILLSIGAEKQMVGTAYPDNEILPSLKEKYDKIPVLSMKNPTKEQFYAVKPDFLTGWDSTVLDKNLGPIKELEKNGVQVYIMKSLHSSDINLVFEDILTYGKIFNLENNAKKVVGKMKSDLAAVQKQLPKNKVKVFTYDSGDKAPFVVGGDSIGNTIITLAGGDNIFKDIKKAWADGNWEKVLVENPDIIVIIDYGDQSAESKIKFLKEKSPIKDLKAVKNNKFVVIELADITTGVRNVDAIKKLAKAFHNITIK
- a CDS encoding TonB-dependent receptor, giving the protein MFKKITLLSLILATAVYANDEADIKLNESVITAQNFKTTVRNTASNVTIVTAKDIEEKGAQNLVDALRMVPGIMVKNYYGNIAFDIGGYSSVHAERNSIITYDGVRISAKEATNIPISVIERVEVIPNGGGILYGDGANGGVINILSKSIYGKDNNKKISGNVRTEYGSRGSYKYGFSTIAKATDKLTFKVDYSRDRYRSERDSDENGKVVSRSQEVSIDIKYKFDNADLTVKYTRNEKHRADGGDLEEADYYKNRKMVTWVARDFTRSNDWYVNYRQNIGENTELLTYIDLYDTRENDDISKTLDRDYSRKTAKLQLKHKYLNSHYFIIGTDYMKEKLKGLGYNGEYTGKNTEKTDYGIFAMNELKFGKFTFAQGLRYNKAEYDFYWRNKYPVPRNIRGEHGEQEYKNYAANLELRYDYSDTGMVYGKWSRDFRTPIAREMYYTLEGSKLKAQTQNTFEIGAKDYIAGTYISLSTFYKKTNGEIYYQGTPNKESTRPGAVVFPYYNMGDTRRLGIELLTEQYVKNFTFTESISYLNHKIVDSDFESRKNKEIPMVPNWKLGFGVGYKFNNKLNVNADVVYYGKFYDSDDPENVRPKDRGNYATVSLSANYKFENGFAINARVNNLFDKKYEDYVGYWDGTRQYSPAAGRYYSIGASYTF